One Urechidicola croceus genomic window, GAATAATATTATATAATTGCTTTTCAACAAATAAGAGTTTAAATTTGCTCAAAAATAACACTTTTAATGTTATCCAAAAGTCAGATAAAATTAATAACGAGTCTACGACAAAAAAAGTACCGAATTCAACACAATTTATTTATTGCTGAAGGGATTAAGGTTGTTAATGAATTATTGAATTCTAATATTAAATTAGAAACATTGTATTGTACGACTGATTTTTTAAATGATGTTTTGCCTAATATGGTTGAAATAGTTACCGAAAATGAGTTAAAAAAAATCAGTGGGTTAAAAAACCCAAATCAAGTGCTGGGCTTGTTTAAAATTCCAACGGAAAATGAAATTAATTATTCAGAATTCACTTTAGCATTAGATGATATTAATGATCCGGGTAATTTAGGTACAATTATTCGTTTGTGTGATTGGTTTGGAATACATCAAATAGTATGTTCAAGAAATACTGTTGATTGCTTTAATTCTAAAGTTGTGCAGTCTACAATGGGTTCTTTGTCACGTATTTCAATTAATTATACTGATTTAAAATCTTTTCTAGCCAATTCTGATTTGCCCATTTATGCTGCAATTATGGATGGTGATAATGTATATAAAACCAAATTAGAAAAGAATGCGATTTTGGTAATGGGAAATGAAGCCAATGGAATAAGCCAAGAAATATTAGATTTAATAACTAATTCAATTGCAATTCCTAGATTTGGTGATATGCAGCAAACAGAGAGTTTGAATGTCGCAACTGCTACAGCAATTTTATTAAGTGAATTCAACAGGAATTAATTAATGAAATGCTAGATTGATAAACACTCCTCTAGTTCCAAAATAGTCAATTGGACCAGTCCAAGGGCTATCAGCAGTATTGTCAGGTACTAATTCATTGTTAATAGCAAAAGTCCCTCTAATAGAAGGTGATAGAATAAAGTAGGGTAGATAAAGGTCAACTCCAAATCCGACTTCATACCCAAAGTTATGTGATTTCATTCTAAACTCTCCACTAAAATTATCATCTGGGTTTTTTTCATTACTTGAAAAGTTATAATCATAAGAAACCCCAGCAACAATATATGGACGCATATTTCCGAGCCTGTTTGTGCTTAATTTTAATAAAAGAGGAACGTGCATATAAGTTCCTCCAACTTTTCTAATACTATCTCTCTCTCCTCCTGGAATATTTGTAAAAGCAAGAGTTTTAGTATTACTTGAAAGTCCTGGTTCAATTCTTAAAGTAACATTGTTGTGTAATTTCCAGCCACCAATTAATCCTACATTAAATCCTAATGTTGGTTCAGTTTCGATATACGTATCGGAATTTAAATAACTTATTTTAAAGTCTTTTTTATTAAAACCAAGATAATATCCCCAATGAATGGTTTTTTTATCTTCTTCAGTTTGGTATTCAATTACTTCTCTTTGTGCATTCGTTTTTAAAATGCTCAAAAAAGAACAACATATAATAAGAAATGATATTTTTTTCATATTTATTTAGTAGCAGTATAAATTGTTGCTACCCCAAATGTTTGAGGTTTATTTGCTACCTTTATAAACCCAATTTTTCTCAAAATATTGTTAAGGTTTTCTCCATGAGGAAATTTTGCTGCCGATTCAGATAAATAAGAGTAGGCTGAACCTTCTTTTGAAAATAATTTCCCCATTATTGGAAGTATTATTGAGCAATGAAACCTATAAAATTGCTTAAATGGAAATTTTGAAGGTACAGAAGTTTCAAGAATTACAAATGTTCCATTAGGTTTTAATACCCTAAGTATTTCGGTCAATCCTTTTTCAAGAGTTTCGAAGTTTCTTACTCCAAAAGCCACAGTAATAGCATCAAAACTATTATCTTCAAATGGAATATTTTCAGAATCACCAAGAACCATATCAATTTTATTTGAAAGGTTTTCTTTTTCGATTTTGGTTTTACCTACATTCAACATTCCTTCTGAAATGTCTAATCCAATAATTTTTTTTGCAGTTGTGTTTTTAGCAATATTAATAGCAAGATCTCCTGTTCCTGTAGCAATATCAAGTACTTTTTTAGGGTTACTTTTTGCAACTAAGTTCACAACTTTTTTACGCCACTTCACATCAATTCCAAAAGAAATCATTCTGTTTAAGCCATCATAATTGCCTGAAATATTATTGAACATTTGAGCAACTTGCTCTTTTTTTTCTAAGTCAGAATTTTTGTAGGGTGTTATTTTTTCAGACATCTATTTAGCCATTTATAGCGATTACAGTATCAATTTTATTTGGAATCATTTGTTTTAACATCGTTTCAATTCCGCTTTTTAATGTCATTGTTGACGATGGGCAACCACTACACGCACCTTGTAAAATTACATTTACAGTTTTAGTGTCTGCCTCATATGATTCAAACATGATATTTCCACCATCAGATGCTACTGCAGGTTTTACATATTCATCAAGAATACTTATAATTTGTAAAGAAGTTTCATCTAAATTTTCGACATTAGGAATTGAAGTTTCAACAGTTTTTGGAGTTGCTTTTTCACTAATGATTATATTTCCATTTGCAATAAATTCTCTAATAAAACTTCTAATTTCGTTAGAGATATCAGTCCATTCGGCAATGTCAAATTTATTTATAGAAATATAATTTTCTGATATAAATACTTCTTTTACAAATGGTAATTTAAATAACTCAACTGCAAGTGGAGATTCTTTTGCTTCATCAATATTTTTAAATTCAAAAGTTTCAGAAACCAATAATTTATTAGAAACGAATTTCATTACACTTGGATTTGGAGTACTTTCAGCATACACCTCAATTGCAATTTTCTTTCCTAGATTTTCATTTGAAGTAATCAACACTTTATCTTTGTTTAAGTAGTTTTCTATTTGCTCTCTTACTTCATCTTGAACATCATTCCACTCAACAATATCATAGCGTTCAATAGCAATAAAATTAGCAGTAATATATACTTTTTTTACAAAAGGTAAATAAAACAATTGTTGTGCAAGAGGCGAGTTTTTAGCCTCGTCAACATTGTTGTATTCATAACTACCATTAGTAGTTGGTGCTGTATGAACAAATTTTAATATTGATGCTGTATTTGTTGCTTGTATAGTAACTTTAATAGTGCTCATGGAAAATATGTATTAATTCTGCAAAAATACTAAAACATAAGGTAGATATTGATTATATTTGAGGTAAATTTTATCTATTATATGATAAAGAAAATCCATATAATATTCACTTTTTTGGTATTTTCAATTGTTTGTCATTCTCAAGGTCCAAATGATTGTATCTCTGCAACTTCAATTTGTGGAGATGTAGATTTTGTATATACACCTACAAGCCCTGGAGCAAATGATTTTTTAACAAATCCAAATCCAACATGTTTACCTAATAGCCCAGTAGAGAGCCAAAGCGTGTGGTTAGAATTGGAAATAGATACAGGAGGTACTTTAGAATTTTTATTAGCTCCTAATAATGGTACTGATGATTATGATTGGGCAGTTTATGATTTGTCAATTTCTAGTTGTAGTAATTTGTTAACACCTATTCGTTGTTCTTCAACAATGTTTTTGGCAGGAACTGGTGGTGCTACAGGATTAGGAAATGGAGCTACTGATTTTAATGAAGGTCCAGGAACTGGTGATGCTTTTTTAGCACCTATTGATGCTAATGATGGAGATACATACTTGCTTTTTATTAATAATTGGTCTGGTACAACTTCAGGATTTGATTTAGTTTTTAATGGCTCGGCAACCTTTAATCCACCTCCAGAAGATTCAATTCCTACGGGTCTTTCTGTTGACTTAGAAGAATGTGATTTAGATGGTACTTTAGATAATAGTACAGCGTTTGATTTAACCGTAAATACTCCAATTATACTAGGTTCTCAGTCAGGTTTGTCAGTAACATATTATGAAACAGAAGAACTAGCTCTAATTGGTGAGGGTGAAATAACAAATGCTACTGCTTATCCTAATATTTCTGACCCACAGACTGTATATGCAAGATTAACAAACAACACTACAGAATGTTTTTCATTAATAGATTTTGAAATAAGTATTGGAGAAAGTCTTCCAGTAACTGTTCCAAATATCGATCAATGTGATGATGATAATGATGGTGTTTTTGATTTTGATTTAACTGAACAAGATGATATAATAACAGGAGGTCAAACAGATTTAATAGTTTCATACTTCAATTCAGAAACAGCAGCTTTAAATGGAGGTTCTCCAATTACTGGAATTTATACAAATTCATCAAATCCCG contains:
- the ubiE gene encoding bifunctional demethylmenaquinone methyltransferase/2-methoxy-6-polyprenyl-1,4-benzoquinol methylase UbiE, whose amino-acid sequence is MSEKITPYKNSDLEKKEQVAQMFNNISGNYDGLNRMISFGIDVKWRKKVVNLVAKSNPKKVLDIATGTGDLAINIAKNTTAKKIIGLDISEGMLNVGKTKIEKENLSNKIDMVLGDSENIPFEDNSFDAITVAFGVRNFETLEKGLTEILRVLKPNGTFVILETSVPSKFPFKQFYRFHCSIILPIMGKLFSKEGSAYSYLSESAAKFPHGENLNNILRKIGFIKVANKPQTFGVATIYTATK
- a CDS encoding NifU family protein, encoding MSTIKVTIQATNTASILKFVHTAPTTNGSYEYNNVDEAKNSPLAQQLFYLPFVKKVYITANFIAIERYDIVEWNDVQDEVREQIENYLNKDKVLITSNENLGKKIAIEVYAESTPNPSVMKFVSNKLLVSETFEFKNIDEAKESPLAVELFKLPFVKEVFISENYISINKFDIAEWTDISNEIRSFIREFIANGNIIISEKATPKTVETSIPNVENLDETSLQIISILDEYVKPAVASDGGNIMFESYEADTKTVNVILQGACSGCPSSTMTLKSGIETMLKQMIPNKIDTVIAING
- a CDS encoding TrmH family RNA methyltransferase, yielding MLSKSQIKLITSLRQKKYRIQHNLFIAEGIKVVNELLNSNIKLETLYCTTDFLNDVLPNMVEIVTENELKKISGLKNPNQVLGLFKIPTENEINYSEFTLALDDINDPGNLGTIIRLCDWFGIHQIVCSRNTVDCFNSKVVQSTMGSLSRISINYTDLKSFLANSDLPIYAAIMDGDNVYKTKLEKNAILVMGNEANGISQEILDLITNSIAIPRFGDMQQTESLNVATATAILLSEFNRN
- the porT gene encoding type IX secretion/gliding motility protein PorT/SprT, producing MKKISFLIICCSFLSILKTNAQREVIEYQTEEDKKTIHWGYYLGFNKKDFKISYLNSDTYIETEPTLGFNVGLIGGWKLHNNVTLRIEPGLSSNTKTLAFTNIPGGERDSIRKVGGTYMHVPLLLKLSTNRLGNMRPYIVAGVSYDYNFSSNEKNPDDNFSGEFRMKSHNFGYEVGFGVDLYLPYFILSPSIRGTFAINNELVPDNTADSPWTGPIDYFGTRGVFINLAFH